A genomic stretch from Sulfurimonas sediminis includes:
- a CDS encoding type II toxin-antitoxin system RelE/ParE family toxin: protein MIQSFKCKYTKQLFNGKYQKKFSQVVNNIGKRKLDMLDAAFALEDLKVSPSNHLEQLQGDLKGFYSIRINNQFRLIFKFENSNAYDVYIDDYHK, encoded by the coding sequence ATGATTCAGTCTTTTAAATGCAAATACACAAAACAGCTTTTTAATGGTAAATACCAAAAAAAGTTTTCTCAAGTAGTTAATAATATCGGTAAAAGAAAATTAGATATGTTAGATGCAGCTTTTGCACTGGAAGACTTGAAAGTGTCACCATCTAATCATCTTGAACAATTACAGGGTGATTTAAAAGGTTTTTACAGTATTAGAATTAATAACCAATTTAGACTAATTTTTAAATTTGAAAATTCTAATGCCTATGATGTATATATAGATGATTATCATAAATAA
- a CDS encoding globin, producing MNLEISQAQFGVRPPVTKPIPEFLLEVGEEGIRELISKHYDAIKQSDISHLFPQDDAEFEKAKVNSADFFIQICGGPKYFNTNRGAPQMVGRHAPFRIDAKARQTWLELYKPLLEELKEKGVTETSLNSFWRYLDIFSIWMINTQ from the coding sequence ATGAATTTAGAAATAAGCCAGGCACAGTTTGGTGTAAGACCACCGGTAACAAAACCAATACCGGAATTTTTATTAGAAGTAGGAGAAGAAGGCATCAGAGAACTGATTAGTAAACATTATGATGCAATAAAGCAGAGTGATATTTCTCATCTTTTTCCTCAGGATGATGCAGAGTTTGAAAAAGCAAAAGTGAATTCGGCAGATTTTTTTATTCAAATATGCGGAGGACCGAAGTATTTTAATACAAACAGAGGGGCACCGCAAATGGTCGGTCGTCATGCACCGTTTCGAATTGATGCAAAAGCCCGTCAAACATGGCTGGAGCTTTATAAACCGCTTTTAGAAGAACTAAAAGAAAAGGGCGTGACAGAAACATCCTTGAACTCATTTTGGAGATATTTGGATATATTTTCTATTTGGATGATAAATACGCAGTAG
- a CDS encoding efflux RND transporter permease subunit — MIRKFIEFAIEKPLLNHILLLFIFMLSIFAYINIPKEIFPPMNMDKITIKGGYAGTSADILDKMVVQSIENDLQNIDALEDIKSSIKNGSFSISADIKNGSDNILVLNDVKDVVSSVKKDLPADMNEPVAKIKTHAFPLVLIALSGDVSKETLLKHADELKSELSKFKDLSDITIRGDADEELDIQLNPQKIRAYGLSSTLVIAQLSKISSIFPIGTIKQKANHLYISTYNGEKTKEAVENTLIDVGGKRVKIGDIAEVSFKLSDEVELSHYNGVRNISINVTKSKNGNAIALVKEIRELLKKQEAKHPDLDYNIYTDTSVWIKNRLNTVFSNIMFGLMLVFLAMLIFINRGIAFVVALGIPVSFMIGLIVTEILGDSLNMLSLLGALIALGMLVDEAIVVAENIYRHLEEGMDRKEAVITGAAEMFPAVLTATLTTVFAFLPMLLMTGEMGMFIKIIPIMITVLLLSSLFEAFYFLPLHAHDFLKISKEGSFTKRFWQKMHDWYSRALHFLFRRKFLSLSVIVVSIVLLEFVMIKNAKFQLFPDFDNTQIYVYGKVNINNELKDTEKIVTKLENIILKNINNEDVSSVTSVIGFKMDAKNRAELGENMFHIFIDLHERAPENFFDTYISPYLSIEYNPGVQTRKKDAKEIAKEIKKVLQNQKSAFEELVVKVPGAGVIAHDVEIGLSTKNAQSVIPYLKILEKELAGIKGVYNIADDATLGEKELKLHVNRYGQELGFTEQDISNELRAYYLKGEYGKLFNDQGLVRIRLDSNVNKEIRSIHTIELQVPGSDKYVALKEICDFEYIQSFVTLKKENGKRIRSVYASTDKKIITSSELMKKLQPTLQKFKKEGIVVDIKGEEKENNKNKREMMQSALIAIFLIFITLVWLFDSIRKSLIVISTIPLVLLGVYVGHWIMGLNLTMPGLIGIVGLAGVVVNDGLIMVDFIKNAKNTEDLMKRAQTRLRPILLTSLTTVLGLLTLIFFASGQAKILQPMAISLGYGIAWATVLNLLYVPLLYAVVYKIKPPQTNKG; from the coding sequence GTGATTCGTAAGTTTATAGAATTTGCTATAGAAAAACCACTTTTAAACCATATACTATTACTCTTTATTTTTATGCTCTCCATTTTTGCATATATCAATATACCCAAAGAGATTTTCCCTCCGATGAATATGGATAAAATAACCATAAAGGGTGGTTATGCAGGAACATCGGCTGATATTTTGGACAAAATGGTTGTGCAGAGTATTGAAAATGATTTGCAGAATATTGATGCACTTGAAGATATAAAAAGCAGTATTAAAAACGGTTCGTTCAGTATCAGTGCAGACATTAAAAACGGTTCGGATAATATTTTAGTGCTTAATGATGTCAAAGATGTAGTGAGCAGTGTAAAAAAAGATTTGCCGGCAGATATGAATGAGCCTGTTGCCAAAATCAAAACACATGCATTTCCCCTTGTACTCATAGCACTTTCTGGAGATGTTTCCAAGGAAACACTGCTAAAACATGCAGATGAACTTAAATCTGAATTAAGCAAGTTTAAGGATTTGAGTGACATTACAATTCGTGGTGATGCCGATGAAGAGCTGGATATACAGCTTAATCCGCAAAAAATAAGAGCCTACGGACTCTCCTCAACATTGGTTATCGCACAACTCTCCAAAATAAGTTCGATTTTTCCCATAGGCACCATCAAGCAAAAAGCAAATCATCTTTATATTTCTACATATAACGGTGAAAAGACAAAAGAAGCAGTTGAAAATACACTCATTGATGTTGGCGGAAAAAGAGTCAAAATCGGCGACATTGCAGAGGTTTCTTTCAAGTTGAGTGATGAGGTGGAACTCTCCCATTATAATGGTGTACGAAATATTTCAATAAATGTCACAAAAAGCAAAAACGGCAATGCCATTGCTTTGGTAAAAGAGATACGAGAACTTTTAAAAAAACAAGAAGCAAAACATCCTGATTTGGATTATAATATCTATACAGATACTTCTGTATGGATTAAAAACCGCCTCAATACCGTCTTTTCAAATATAATGTTTGGTTTGATGCTTGTTTTTCTGGCAATGCTGATTTTTATCAACCGAGGCATAGCCTTTGTTGTCGCACTCGGTATTCCTGTAAGTTTTATGATAGGGCTTATCGTAACAGAGATATTGGGAGACAGTCTTAATATGCTCTCTCTTCTGGGAGCACTGATTGCGCTTGGAATGCTCGTTGATGAGGCAATAGTTGTAGCCGAGAACATCTACAGACACCTTGAAGAGGGGATGGATAGAAAAGAAGCGGTCATAACAGGTGCGGCAGAGATGTTTCCTGCTGTACTCACCGCAACGCTTACAACAGTTTTTGCATTTTTACCTATGCTTTTGATGACAGGTGAAATGGGAATGTTTATTAAGATTATTCCTATCATGATAACGGTACTTTTACTCTCTTCACTCTTTGAAGCTTTTTATTTTCTTCCCTTGCATGCACATGATTTTTTGAAAATCTCCAAAGAAGGGAGTTTTACAAAACGATTTTGGCAAAAAATGCACGACTGGTACAGCAGGGCCCTGCATTTTCTTTTTAGAAGAAAGTTTCTCTCTTTGAGTGTTATTGTTGTGAGCATTGTTTTACTTGAATTTGTAATGATTAAAAATGCAAAATTTCAGCTTTTTCCGGATTTTGACAATACACAAATATATGTCTATGGAAAGGTAAATATCAACAATGAACTCAAAGATACGGAAAAAATTGTAACAAAACTGGAAAATATCATTCTTAAAAACATAAACAATGAAGATGTCTCCTCTGTAACCTCTGTTATCGGCTTTAAAATGGATGCCAAAAACAGAGCAGAACTTGGTGAGAACATGTTTCATATATTTATAGATTTGCACGAGCGAGCGCCTGAGAATTTTTTTGATACATACATCAGCCCTTATCTCTCTATAGAGTACAATCCTGGAGTACAAACACGTAAAAAAGATGCAAAAGAGATAGCAAAAGAGATTAAAAAAGTACTGCAAAATCAAAAATCAGCTTTTGAAGAGCTTGTTGTAAAAGTTCCTGGTGCAGGGGTGATAGCACATGATGTCGAAATTGGTTTGAGTACAAAAAACGCCCAAAGTGTTATACCCTACCTGAAAATTCTTGAAAAAGAACTCGCAGGTATTAAAGGTGTTTACAATATAGCGGATGATGCAACACTCGGTGAGAAAGAACTAAAGTTACATGTAAACAGATACGGTCAGGAACTGGGCTTTACTGAACAGGATATTTCAAATGAACTGCGGGCATATTATCTGAAAGGGGAATACGGAAAACTTTTTAATGACCAGGGGTTGGTGCGTATACGACTTGACAGCAATGTAAATAAAGAGATACGTTCTATACATACAATAGAGTTGCAGGTTCCGGGGTCAGACAAATATGTTGCCTTAAAAGAGATATGTGATTTTGAGTATATCCAAAGCTTTGTAACGCTTAAAAAAGAAAACGGCAAAAGAATACGCAGTGTTTATGCTTCTACAGACAAAAAAATTATAACATCATCCGAACTTATGAAAAAACTCCAACCGACACTGCAAAAGTTTAAAAAAGAGGGCATTGTTGTAGATATCAAAGGAGAAGAAAAAGAGAATAACAAAAACAAAAGAGAGATGATGCAGTCGGCGCTTATAGCAATATTTTTAATTTTTATTACTTTGGTGTGGCTCTTTGATTCTATAAGAAAATCTTTAATTGTTATCAGTACAATTCCTCTTGTACTTCTGGGTGTTTATGTGGGACACTGGATAATGGGGCTAAACCTGACTATGCCGGGACTCATAGGTATAGTAGGGCTTGCAGGCGTTGTCGTTAATGATGGACTTATCATGGTAGATTTTATAAAAAATGCCAAAAATACAGAAGATCTGATGAAAAGAGCGCAAACACGACTCAGACCGATTCTTTTGACATCGCTGACAACCGTACTGGGGCTTTTAACGCTTATATTTTTTGCATCAGGCCAGGCAAAAATACTCCAACCGATGGCAATATCTTTGGGATATGGTATCGCATGGGCAACAGTGTTAAATCTGTTGTATGTCCCTTTGCTTTATGCCGTTGTATATAAAATAAAACCACCTCAGACAAACAAAGGATAA